AGTAGGCCGCTCCGTCAGCGGTGACGTTGACCTTGCGCGTGGTGCGGTTGAGCAGGCGTACGCGCAGCCGCGCCTCCAGTTGCTGCACGAGTTGGGTCACGCTGGCCTTGCTCATGTGTAGGGTGGCTGCTGCCTTGGTGAAACTGCCGGTTTCCACCACCCGGGCGAAGGCCTGCATCGCATCGAAACGATCCATCACACGTATCTCTCAGCCATTGATTGTTTGGATTTTACAAACAGTCATGATCAGAGTTGCACGTTTAAACAGCGCGGCGTCACTCCTAAAGTGCGGCTATCGATAACAGCGGGCCGCACTGGCCCCAATGGAGTCAACCATGAGTAGCAAACGTGATGTGGTTTTCCCGGCCGACCGCCATGACCTGTACGAACTTCATCGCTATTCGCCAGCGATTCGTTCCAACGGTTTTCTGTTCTTATCCGGCCAGGTCGGCAGCCGCAAGGACGGCTCGCCCGAGCCTGATCTGAAGGAACAGGTGCGCCTGGCCTTCGCCAACCTCAATGCGATCCTCGCGGAGGCTGGCAGCAGCTTCGAAGACGTGGTCGACACCACTATTCTCATGGTCAACCCGCACGCCGAATTCGAAACCATCTGGGAAGTGGCAGCCGATTACTGGGGCGAAGCACCCTACCCGACAGTGACCGCTATCGGTGTCACCTGGCTGTCCGGCTTCGACTTCGAGATCAAGGTGATCGCCAAGCTGCCGAAATGAGCGGAGGTTGCGCCCCTGCAGACGAGGGGCGCGGCATGAGGTTCAGAGGTGAGTAAAGACGCGCTCGGCTGGCAGACGCGACTTCGGCAGCGCGGCATTGAAATCGCTGTCGCTGTGATACCCCAGCGCCACTGCGACCATACTGCTCAGCCCCTGAGCGGCCAGCCCCAGCTCCTCATCCAGCGCCTCGCGGTCGATGCCCTCCATCGGCGTGGCATCCACACCTTTGGCAGCAGCGCCCAGGAGCAAGGTGCCGAGCGCCAGATAAGCCTGTTTCTCCGCCCAGTGCGGGATATCGCCCAGGCCGCGGTGCAGTTCGACGTAGCTGCTGCGGGTGTTGTGCTGAGTAGTGCGCGCCGCGTCATCGCGGAAGCGGCCATCATCAGCTTCCTGCAGCAGCACATCAGCCAGATAGGCATCGTCGAGGTCGCGGCGGGCG
The genomic region above belongs to Pseudomonas sediminis and contains:
- a CDS encoding RidA family protein, whose amino-acid sequence is MSSKRDVVFPADRHDLYELHRYSPAIRSNGFLFLSGQVGSRKDGSPEPDLKEQVRLAFANLNAILAEAGSSFEDVVDTTILMVNPHAEFETIWEVAADYWGEAPYPTVTAIGVTWLSGFDFEIKVIAKLPK
- the nfsB gene encoding oxygen-insensitive NAD(P)H nitroreductase; its protein translation is MSPVSFARQRYTTKAYDASRQLDQAIVDELLELLRLSPSSVNSQPWHFVVASTAEGKARLAKGAQGGFAYNQPKILNASHVILICARRDLDDAYLADVLLQEADDGRFRDDAARTTQHNTRSSYVELHRGLGDIPHWAEKQAYLALGTLLLGAAAKGVDATPMEGIDREALDEELGLAAQGLSSMVAVALGYHSDSDFNAALPKSRLPAERVFTHL